The following are encoded in a window of Cydia splendana chromosome 6, ilCydSple1.2, whole genome shotgun sequence genomic DNA:
- the LOC134791757 gene encoding myophilin-like gives MANNRAAKSGFAAEAQRKINSKYSEELAQECLEWIRQITGEPENVSGDMDNFYEILKDGTLLCKLVNTIQPGQVKKINESKMAFKCMENINAFLEAARQLGVPAQETFQTVDLWERQNLNSVVICLQSLGRKAHNYGKPSIGPKESEKNVRNFSEEQLRAGQGVISLQYGSNKGATQSGINFGNTRHM, from the exons ATTAACAGCAAATACAGTGAGGAGCTCGCGCAGGAATGCCTGGAATGGATCCGACAGATCACCGGCGAGCCGGAGAATGTGTCCGGGGACATGGACAACTTCTACGAAATACTCAAGGACGGGACCCTGCTTTGCAA GCTAGTCAACACCATCCAGCCGGGTCAAGTTAAAAAGATCAACGAGTCAAAGATGGCGTTCAAATGCATGGAGAACATAAACGCCTTCCTGGAGGCCGCGAGACAGCTCGGAGTACCTGCTCAGGAGACCTTCCAGACGGTTGATCTGTGGGAGCGACAGAACCTTAACTCCGTTGTGATTTGCTTGCAGTCACTTGGCAGAAAG GCCCACAACTACGGCAAGCCGTCCATCGGGCCCAAAGAGTCCGAGAAGAACGTGAGAAACTTCTCAGAGGAGCAACTGAGGGCCGGCCAGGGGGTCATATCGCTACAGTACGGCTCGAACAAGGGCGCCACGCAGAGCGGCATCAACTTCGGCAACACGAGGCATATGTAG